From the Halalkalicoccus sp. CGA53 genome, one window contains:
- a CDS encoding DUF5815 family protein yields the protein MATPRVPGDTGAEFTLPCGESARVSAFDLGMREFRCSCGETHAVVTDVHPPSRFVPESIVAVLREAVETADEFGEFGTPHLMGMVIEEFPDEVVAEDTSEEGAAGYSMLWVTGFDSRALHEVVVELIVELMEHAIGHAEDPDAEREFEEGMFAFDVSAFVDEYRRTRDFEDEHDTPV from the coding sequence ATGGCGACGCCACGGGTTCCCGGGGACACCGGTGCCGAGTTCACGCTCCCCTGTGGCGAGTCCGCACGCGTGAGCGCGTTCGATCTCGGGATGCGGGAGTTCCGCTGTTCCTGCGGGGAGACCCACGCCGTGGTCACCGACGTCCACCCACCCTCGCGGTTCGTCCCGGAGTCGATCGTCGCGGTGTTACGGGAGGCCGTCGAGACGGCCGACGAGTTCGGCGAGTTCGGCACCCCGCACCTCATGGGGATGGTCATAGAGGAGTTCCCCGACGAGGTCGTCGCCGAGGACACCTCCGAGGAGGGGGCGGCGGGCTACTCGATGCTCTGGGTGACCGGGTTCGACTCGCGGGCGCTCCACGAGGTCGTCGTCGAACTGATCGTCGAACTGATGGAGCACGCGATCGGGCACGCGGAGGACCCGGACGCCGAACGCGAGTTCGAGGAGGGCATGTTCGCCTTCGACGTGAGCGCGTTCGTCGACGAGTACCGACGGACGCGGGACTTCGAGGACGAACACGACACGCCCGTCTGA
- a CDS encoding DUF7124 domain-containing protein → MNGSGDMTLAFELEALSRLSDPGTTFKDARGWTRYVGVVSDEPTYVVTNFTRKHRIRQDFFSGPRGKRESLERVREQFDTERHVLVGASEEDGELAAAIDWEYLPIEDAAEAAGWTLGDGGGEESDGDEDASEDWP, encoded by the coding sequence ATGAACGGCAGCGGGGACATGACGCTCGCGTTCGAACTCGAGGCGCTCTCCCGACTCTCGGATCCGGGCACGACGTTCAAGGACGCCAGGGGCTGGACACGGTACGTCGGCGTCGTCTCCGACGAACCGACGTACGTCGTGACGAACTTCACGCGCAAACACCGCATCCGACAGGACTTCTTCTCCGGCCCGCGCGGGAAACGCGAGAGCCTCGAACGCGTGCGCGAGCAGTTCGACACCGAGCGCCACGTGCTGGTCGGGGCGAGCGAGGAGGACGGAGAGCTCGCCGCCGCCATCGACTGGGAGTACCTCCCGATCGAGGATGCCGCGGAGGCCGCCGGCTGGACGCTCGGCGACGGGGGTGGCGAGGAGTCCGACGGGGACGAGGACGCGAGCGAGGACTGGCCGTAA
- a CDS encoding NAD(P)/FAD-dependent oxidoreductase yields MSTSYVIIGDGISGSTAAETLRENDQDGEITIITDEGEPLYNRILIKEFAKGKLPEAPISIHDESWYDDREIELKLDTHVCGVDPEDHLLFTHGGEEIGYDKLLIATGGTPVQLPVENSDADGINHFWTFQDARAIREAAEEAETGVVIGAGLLGIDLAAICAAQDIEGNYLMRGDRWWRYALSLDGAEIIHDALRERNVTPVFDSGVDRFEVDSDGRVETAVDPNGESYGAEFVGVAIGLDFNTEYLHSAGLEQEDGIVVDEYMQTNVDDIYASGDITRYYDTILGEYAQNGSWGSAKEQGKTAGVNMAADGEEEAFRWVSSYSITHFDFPFLSFGHPTLGDEYVERKYSETEWRRLAIKDGKIVGGVLIGDLAPQTRFKKLIREERDVSGATELLLEKDVDIEKLAPPQG; encoded by the coding sequence ATGAGCACGTCGTACGTGATTATCGGCGACGGTATCTCGGGGAGCACGGCGGCGGAGACACTTCGCGAGAACGACCAGGACGGCGAAATCACGATCATCACGGACGAGGGCGAGCCGCTGTACAACCGGATCCTGATCAAGGAGTTCGCGAAGGGAAAACTCCCGGAGGCGCCGATCTCGATCCACGACGAGAGCTGGTACGACGACCGCGAGATCGAACTGAAACTCGACACCCACGTCTGCGGGGTCGACCCCGAGGATCACCTGCTGTTCACCCACGGCGGCGAGGAGATCGGCTACGACAAGCTCCTGATCGCGACCGGTGGGACGCCGGTACAGCTCCCGGTCGAGAACAGCGACGCCGACGGCATCAACCACTTCTGGACGTTTCAGGACGCGCGCGCGATTCGCGAGGCGGCGGAGGAAGCGGAGACCGGCGTCGTCATCGGCGCCGGCCTGCTCGGGATCGACCTCGCCGCGATCTGTGCCGCCCAGGATATCGAGGGCAACTACCTGATGCGCGGCGACCGCTGGTGGCGCTACGCGCTCAGTCTCGACGGCGCCGAGATCATCCACGACGCGCTCAGGGAACGAAACGTCACGCCGGTCTTCGACAGCGGCGTCGACCGCTTCGAGGTCGACTCCGACGGGAGAGTCGAGACCGCGGTCGACCCGAACGGCGAGTCCTACGGCGCGGAGTTCGTGGGCGTGGCGATCGGTCTCGACTTCAACACCGAGTACCTCCACAGCGCGGGCCTCGAGCAGGAAGACGGCATCGTCGTCGACGAGTACATGCAGACGAACGTCGACGACATCTACGCCTCGGGCGACATCACCCGGTATTACGACACGATCCTCGGGGAGTACGCCCAGAACGGCTCGTGGGGCTCGGCGAAAGAGCAGGGCAAGACCGCCGGGGTGAACATGGCTGCCGACGGTGAGGAGGAGGCGTTTCGCTGGGTCTCGTCGTACTCGATCACGCACTTCGACTTCCCGTTTCTCTCCTTCGGCCACCCGACCCTCGGCGACGAGTACGTCGAACGCAAGTACTCCGAGACGGAGTGGCGCAGGCTCGCTATCAAGGACGGAAAGATCGTCGGCGGCGTACTCATCGGCGACCTCGCGCCACAGACCCGGTTCAAGAAGCTCATTCGCGAGGAACGCGACGTGAGCGGCGCGACGGAACTCCTCCTGGAGAAGGACGTCGACATCGAGAAGCTCGCCCCACCGCAGGGCTAG
- a CDS encoding glycosyltransferase, producing MVETVTVFTDLYRPTINGVTYAIDLWRDRWHERGRMPVVFPRIDGYEPGPDEFPVRSLQAPLYEQYRLGLPPIPRGLPEPDLVHAHTPFSLGVAGLRYARGKGVPLIASYHTMLGERTETKVAGEALATGLWFACRRYERWFFEKADLVITPTSYTRDYLREEVGIESRIAVLSNGVDTGFFAPTDPSGFRTHHGLEGARPLVGYTGRHSAEKRLRELIDTVAGTEYTLVLGGDGPERDALERHARERGVDARFLGFVEREELPAFYSALDVFAFPSPTETQGLVAMEAAACGTPIVAVDAGALSDTVIEGETGYHYPQGDVEAFRRAIDRVLRDRERLSDLCLRRRRMLSVEHSIERLAALYETVAAEGRPAVSG from the coding sequence ATGGTCGAGACCGTCACCGTCTTCACGGACCTCTACCGGCCGACGATCAACGGGGTGACCTACGCGATCGACCTCTGGCGCGACCGGTGGCACGAGCGCGGGCGGATGCCCGTCGTCTTCCCCCGGATCGACGGCTACGAGCCGGGCCCGGACGAGTTCCCGGTCAGGAGCCTCCAGGCCCCGCTCTACGAGCAGTACCGCCTCGGGCTGCCGCCGATCCCGAGGGGACTGCCCGAGCCCGATCTCGTCCACGCACACACGCCCTTCTCGCTCGGGGTCGCGGGGCTGCGCTACGCCCGGGGGAAGGGGGTCCCGCTGATCGCCTCCTACCACACGATGCTCGGCGAGCGCACGGAGACCAAGGTCGCCGGCGAGGCGCTCGCGACCGGGCTCTGGTTCGCCTGCCGCCGGTACGAGCGCTGGTTCTTCGAGAAGGCAGACCTCGTGATCACGCCCACCTCGTACACCCGCGACTACCTCAGAGAGGAGGTCGGGATCGAGTCACGGATCGCGGTGCTCTCGAACGGCGTCGACACCGGGTTCTTCGCCCCGACCGACCCCTCCGGATTCCGCACGCACCACGGACTCGAGGGCGCGAGGCCGCTCGTCGGCTACACCGGCCGTCACAGCGCCGAGAAGCGGTTGAGGGAGCTGATCGACACCGTCGCCGGGACGGAGTACACGCTCGTGCTGGGGGGTGACGGTCCCGAACGGGACGCCCTCGAACGCCACGCCCGGGAGCGCGGTGTCGACGCCCGATTCCTCGGTTTCGTAGAGCGCGAGGAGCTCCCCGCCTTCTACTCCGCGCTCGACGTCTTCGCCTTCCCCAGCCCGACGGAGACGCAGGGGCTTGTCGCGATGGAGGCCGCCGCCTGCGGGACGCCGATCGTCGCGGTCGACGCGGGCGCGCTCTCGGACACCGTCATCGAGGGCGAGACCGGCTACCACTACCCGCAGGGAGACGTCGAGGCGTTCCGCCGGGCGATCGACCGGGTGTTGCGCGACCGCGAGCGCCTCTCGGATCTCTGTCTGCGGCGCCGGCGGATGCTCTCGGTCGAGCACTCGATCGAACGGCTCGCCGCGCTGTACGAGACGGTCGCGGCCGAGGGTCGGCCGGCTGTTTCCGGATAG
- a CDS encoding DUF6149 family protein: MKIHQNPRHWAAKKALTTPGISSVANYGLVKMHTKIFLGKADEERREERKEHLDDFFDATMDTYVAALEAGYSEAEAREVTHLQANFDFFNHGWTEMMEIPAEEFETHYRRYGDFFTGHGITIDDPLGEFRPPEGIADAPETPERRDRGAYENAIAGFADDVYVVTGEGETVVGGDGPEPEVSVADAPGVSEEDADEGANAD; this comes from the coding sequence ATGAAGATCCACCAGAACCCGCGTCACTGGGCGGCGAAGAAGGCGTTGACGACGCCCGGAATCAGCTCCGTCGCGAACTACGGGCTGGTGAAGATGCACACCAAGATCTTCCTCGGGAAGGCAGACGAGGAGCGGCGAGAGGAGCGAAAAGAGCATTTAGACGACTTCTTCGACGCGACGATGGACACCTACGTCGCGGCGCTGGAGGCCGGCTACTCCGAGGCCGAGGCGCGCGAGGTCACCCACCTCCAAGCGAACTTCGACTTCTTCAACCACGGCTGGACCGAGATGATGGAGATACCCGCCGAGGAGTTCGAGACCCACTACCGCCGCTACGGGGACTTTTTCACTGGACACGGCATCACGATCGACGACCCGCTCGGCGAGTTCCGTCCCCCGGAAGGGATCGCGGACGCACCGGAGACGCCGGAGAGACGCGATCGGGGGGCGTACGAGAACGCGATCGCCGGCTTCGCCGACGACGTCTACGTCGTCACCGGCGAGGGCGAGACGGTCGTCGGGGGCGACGGCCCCGAACCCGAGGTGAGCGTCGCCGACGCCCCGGGCGTCTCCGAAGAGGACGCCGACGAGGGCGCGAACGCGGACTGA
- a CDS encoding DsrE/DsrF/DrsH-like family protein, producing the protein MSTDTASTGNETASTDELDALRERIDELETELSALRTDVDEGSKEMVIIATKGTLDMAYPPLILASTAAAFGYEVTVFHTFWGLEILHEERSKDLKLSAVGNPNLPVPNAIAALPGMDRMTTRMMRKRIEDNDVASVEELVRTALDSGVDLQACQMTIDLLGYEEDDFYEGVTTGVGAATAFQRMATADIQLLV; encoded by the coding sequence ATGAGCACGGACACGGCCTCCACGGGAAACGAGACCGCCTCGACCGACGAACTCGACGCGCTCCGAGAGCGCATCGACGAGCTCGAGACCGAGCTCTCGGCGCTTCGAACCGACGTCGACGAGGGCTCGAAGGAAATGGTGATCATCGCCACGAAAGGCACCCTCGACATGGCCTACCCGCCGCTGATCCTCGCGAGCACCGCCGCCGCGTTCGGCTACGAGGTCACGGTCTTTCACACCTTCTGGGGGCTCGAGATCCTCCACGAGGAGCGCTCGAAGGACCTGAAGCTGAGCGCCGTCGGCAACCCAAACCTGCCGGTTCCGAACGCGATCGCCGCCCTCCCCGGAATGGACCGGATGACCACCCGGATGATGCGAAAGCGGATCGAGGACAACGACGTCGCCTCGGTCGAGGAACTGGTCCGGACCGCCCTGGACAGCGGTGTCGACCTGCAGGCCTGCCAGATGACGATCGACCTGCTCGGCTACGAGGAGGACGACTTCTACGAGGGTGTGACGACCGGTGTTGGTGCCGCGACGGCCTTCCAGCGGATGGCGACAGCCGACATTCAGCTGCTCGTCTAG
- a CDS encoding sulfurtransferase TusA family protein, producing the protein MSSNTPTETLDVRGKNCPMPVIETKGAFDGLEPGSTLCVIATDSGSMSDIKGWVESTDGAELLGQEEAIEDGETVYRHYLEKVE; encoded by the coding sequence ATGAGTTCGAACACACCGACGGAGACGCTCGACGTGAGAGGGAAGAACTGTCCGATGCCGGTCATCGAGACGAAGGGAGCGTTCGACGGCCTGGAGCCGGGTTCGACGCTCTGTGTGATCGCGACCGACTCGGGGAGCATGAGCGATATCAAGGGCTGGGTGGAGTCGACCGACGGCGCCGAACTCCTCGGCCAGGAGGAAGCGATCGAGGACGGAGAGACCGTCTACAGACACTACCTCGAGAAGGTCGAGTGA
- a CDS encoding MBL fold metallo-hydrolase produces MDPDSMEFPSSDAPVETVSPGRLKERIDLGEDVTLLDVRMESEYEEWRIDGESVKNVNVPYFEFLDEEIDEDVLARIPDDRELTVLCAKGGASEFVAAALAERGYDVDHLEEGMNGWARVYEAHEVTGYDGAGTLVQYQRPSSGCLGYLLFDGSEAAVFDPLRAFTDRYLADAEEFGVELTYAFDTHVHADHVSGLRELAAEGVEAVLPEAAGDRGVTYTDELTLTTDGDTFAVGDATIETVFTPGHTSGMSSYLIDDAFLATGDTLFVENVARPDLEEDDDGAPEAARTLYESLQERVLTLPDDTLVGGAHASDAAVPAADGTYTARIVDLKGRMDALSMDDDEFVELVLSEMPPRPANYEEIIATNLGRRETDDEEAFTLELGPNNCAASRETLTSD; encoded by the coding sequence ATGGATCCCGATTCGATGGAGTTCCCGAGTTCGGACGCTCCGGTCGAGACGGTCTCTCCAGGCCGTCTCAAGGAACGTATCGACCTCGGCGAGGACGTGACGCTGCTCGACGTGCGCATGGAGAGCGAGTACGAGGAGTGGCGGATCGACGGCGAGAGCGTCAAGAACGTCAACGTCCCCTACTTCGAGTTCCTCGACGAGGAGATCGACGAGGACGTCCTCGCGCGGATTCCCGACGACCGCGAACTCACGGTCCTCTGTGCGAAGGGCGGCGCGAGCGAGTTCGTGGCAGCAGCGCTCGCAGAGCGCGGCTACGACGTCGACCACCTCGAAGAGGGGATGAACGGGTGGGCGCGGGTCTACGAGGCACACGAGGTCACCGGCTACGACGGCGCCGGCACGCTCGTCCAGTACCAGCGCCCCTCAAGCGGCTGTCTGGGCTACCTCCTCTTCGACGGGAGCGAGGCCGCCGTGTTCGACCCGCTCCGTGCGTTCACCGACCGCTACCTCGCGGACGCCGAGGAGTTCGGTGTGGAGCTGACGTACGCCTTCGACACGCACGTCCACGCGGACCACGTCTCCGGGCTCCGCGAACTGGCCGCCGAGGGCGTCGAGGCGGTCCTCCCGGAGGCCGCGGGCGATCGGGGCGTCACGTACACGGACGAGCTGACGCTGACGACCGATGGCGACACGTTCGCAGTCGGTGACGCGACGATCGAGACGGTGTTCACGCCCGGCCACACCTCCGGGATGAGTTCCTACCTGATCGACGACGCGTTCCTCGCGACCGGCGACACCCTGTTCGTCGAGAACGTCGCCCGACCCGACCTCGAGGAGGACGACGACGGTGCGCCGGAGGCCGCTCGTACCCTGTACGAGAGCCTGCAAGAGCGCGTCCTCACGCTTCCCGACGACACGCTCGTCGGGGGGGCACACGCCAGCGACGCGGCCGTGCCAGCCGCGGACGGCACCTACACGGCACGGATCGTCGATCTGAAGGGACGGATGGACGCGCTCTCGATGGACGACGACGAGTTCGTCGAACTGGTCCTCTCTGAGATGCCCCCCAGACCGGCCAACTACGAGGAGATCATCGCGACGAACCTCGGTCGTCGCGAGACGGACGACGAGGAGGCGTTCACGCTCGAACTCGGCCCGAACAACTGCGCCGCGAGCCGGGAGACGCTCACGAGCGACTGA